A single Vicinamibacterales bacterium DNA region contains:
- a CDS encoding heme-binding domain-containing protein, producing the protein MKLASRRFLVTAGLTSVAALAAIQAVPYGRNHLNPPVAAEPVWDSPETRTLAKQACFDCHSNETAWPAYSKVAPVSWLVHHDVSEGRAALNFSEWHRPQKEAKEAAEEVLEGAMPLRIYQLMHAHARLSPADRERLARGLERTVGGAKSDAARAER; encoded by the coding sequence ATGAAACTCGCAAGCCGTCGATTCCTGGTCACGGCCGGCCTGACATCCGTCGCGGCGCTGGCGGCGATTCAGGCCGTGCCCTACGGACGCAATCACCTCAACCCGCCCGTCGCCGCAGAGCCGGTGTGGGATTCACCGGAGACGCGGACGCTGGCGAAGCAGGCGTGCTTCGACTGCCACAGCAATGAAACGGCATGGCCGGCCTACTCGAAGGTCGCCCCGGTGTCGTGGCTCGTTCACCACGACGTTTCCGAGGGACGCGCGGCGCTGAATTTCTCCGAATGGCACCGGCCGCAGAAAGAGGCGAAAGAGGCCGCCGAGGAAGTTCTCGAGGGCGCGATGCCGCTCCGGATCTACCAGCTCATGCACGCGCACGCCCGACTGAGCCCCGCCGATCGTGAACGCCTGGCGCGGGGTCTCGAGAGGACGGTCGGCGGGGCGAAGTCGGATGCGGCGCGCGCGGAACGCTAG
- a CDS encoding DUF6448 family protein — MATSRFVRALSVVIVLGLAAVTPSRALAHCDGLDGPVVKAAQRALESRNPAFALIWVQQKDEREVRAAFEQTMAVRQLSPQARELADRFFFETLVRLHRAGEGAPFTGLQPAGRDIGPAIPAADEAIRAGSVEPVKRLLTGILDERLREQFGEAMAARTFKPDDLPAGRAYVKAYVEFIHFVERLYESTKKAPHGHFDEHR, encoded by the coding sequence GTGGCCACAAGCAGGTTCGTCCGCGCGCTGTCCGTGGTGATCGTGCTGGGATTGGCGGCCGTCACGCCGTCACGCGCGCTGGCGCATTGTGACGGCCTGGACGGCCCGGTGGTGAAGGCGGCTCAACGAGCGCTCGAGTCGCGCAACCCGGCGTTCGCATTGATCTGGGTCCAGCAGAAGGACGAGCGCGAGGTTCGCGCCGCCTTCGAGCAAACGATGGCGGTTCGTCAGCTGAGCCCGCAGGCCAGAGAGCTCGCGGACCGGTTCTTCTTCGAGACGTTGGTCCGCCTGCACCGGGCCGGAGAGGGCGCCCCATTCACGGGCCTCCAACCCGCCGGGCGGGATATCGGGCCGGCCATTCCCGCCGCGGACGAAGCCATTCGCGCCGGGTCGGTGGAACCGGTAAAGCGGCTGCTCACGGGGATCCTCGACGAACGTCTTCGCGAGCAGTTCGGCGAGGCGATGGCGGCGAGGACATTCAAGCCGGACGACCTGCCCGCCGGCCGGGCGTACGTCAAGGCGTACGTCGAATTCATTCACTTCGTCGAACGTCTGTACGAGAGCACGAAGAAAGCGCCGCACGGGCATTTCGATGAGCATCGGTAG
- a CDS encoding VOC family protein, which produces MKPKNTICLWFDKDAEEAARFYAATFPDSKVTAVQKAPGDYPSGKEGEVLTVEFTVCGIPCLGLNGGPAFKHSEAFSFQIATDSQEETDRYWNAIVANGGQESDCGWCKDRWGLSWQITPRVLTDALAAGGAEAKRAFDAMMKMRKIDVATIEAARRGYAATR; this is translated from the coding sequence ATGAAGCCAAAGAACACTATCTGTCTGTGGTTCGACAAGGATGCCGAGGAGGCAGCGCGGTTTTACGCGGCCACCTTTCCAGACAGCAAGGTGACCGCTGTGCAGAAAGCGCCTGGAGACTACCCGAGCGGCAAAGAGGGGGAGGTGCTCACGGTCGAGTTCACGGTGTGTGGCATTCCCTGCCTGGGGCTGAACGGCGGGCCGGCGTTCAAGCACAGTGAAGCGTTCTCCTTCCAGATCGCGACGGACTCTCAGGAAGAAACCGACCGCTACTGGAACGCCATCGTCGCCAACGGCGGCCAGGAAAGCGACTGCGGCTGGTGCAAGGACCGGTGGGGCCTCTCCTGGCAGATTACGCCGCGGGTGCTCACGGACGCGCTTGCGGCCGGCGGTGCCGAGGCGAAGCGCGCGTTCGACGCCATGATGAAGATGCGGAAGATCGACGTGGCGACGATCGAGGCCGCGCGTCGCGGCTACGCGGCGACGAGGTGA
- a CDS encoding DUF6178 family protein — MSNVEHRLARLLDASSLARVVPHLPPETLHQLIRHRGLDACGELVTSATPAQLASLLDLDLWREARPGCDQQFDVTRFGEWLEVLADTGGSIAARTVAALDEDLVVAGLSRFVRVFDPGIFEPAAQSDDEPGDRGEAMREGDAIAADDASAHESSGTGLECEIGGYVVRARRADAWDAIVTLLAALDTEHAAYFHAVMQGCRDLSNSRPEIDGLDDLLPAPAQQLHDVAIEREERRSLQGYATPADARAFLQMARQPRQTGSGAPATGGFDRNPIVAAYFRAADAARESSPRPASSKVAGADRHEDASGAADSIEVVMALLEAGVMPARPRALLALADTDPQAARLTLLRRLMACVRDADEAAYFARTRELAFLANTLLAGCSVQSRAFTPQEASDAAASVCNLGLEHWPAQSSDALLVDRDLVTVFEVGWSVLHQEVSMFVAQQLISVLDDLQCVDADLQQEFAALRRTLAARRDAGTPWLARGAAEVLGMIDMTAWIGVAGLLDECPVLPAALTAILEGRTTAVSATAFDFISTAAQIADVRTFMRKLAHVLSS; from the coding sequence ATGTCCAATGTCGAACATCGGCTCGCCCGATTACTGGACGCGTCATCCCTCGCGCGCGTCGTCCCGCACCTGCCGCCGGAGACGCTGCACCAGCTCATTCGCCATCGCGGACTCGATGCGTGCGGCGAGCTCGTGACGTCGGCGACACCCGCGCAGCTCGCCTCCCTGCTCGATCTCGATCTGTGGCGCGAAGCGCGGCCGGGATGCGACCAGCAGTTCGACGTCACTCGCTTCGGCGAATGGCTCGAGGTCCTGGCAGACACTGGAGGGTCGATCGCCGCGCGAACGGTCGCCGCGCTCGACGAGGATCTCGTCGTCGCCGGACTGTCGCGGTTCGTTCGCGTGTTCGATCCGGGGATCTTCGAACCAGCCGCGCAGAGCGATGACGAGCCGGGCGATCGTGGCGAGGCGATGCGTGAAGGAGATGCGATCGCGGCTGACGACGCATCGGCGCACGAATCGAGTGGAACCGGACTCGAGTGCGAGATCGGCGGATATGTGGTCCGCGCGCGACGAGCCGATGCGTGGGACGCAATCGTCACGCTGCTGGCGGCGCTCGATACCGAGCACGCCGCGTACTTCCACGCGGTGATGCAGGGCTGCCGCGATCTGTCCAACTCCCGTCCGGAGATCGACGGCCTGGACGATCTGCTGCCGGCCCCGGCGCAGCAGCTCCACGACGTCGCGATCGAACGGGAGGAGCGGCGATCGCTGCAGGGCTACGCCACTCCGGCCGACGCGCGCGCCTTTCTCCAGATGGCGCGACAGCCGCGGCAGACGGGGTCCGGCGCGCCGGCGACAGGAGGGTTCGATCGGAATCCGATCGTCGCGGCGTACTTTCGAGCCGCGGACGCGGCCAGGGAATCCTCGCCGCGGCCGGCGTCCTCCAAGGTTGCCGGGGCCGACCGGCACGAAGACGCGAGCGGCGCTGCCGACTCGATCGAAGTAGTAATGGCGCTTCTCGAGGCCGGCGTGATGCCGGCGCGTCCGCGCGCGCTGCTCGCACTGGCGGACACCGACCCGCAGGCCGCCCGCCTCACCCTGCTGCGCCGCCTGATGGCCTGCGTCCGCGACGCCGATGAAGCGGCATACTTTGCGCGCACTCGTGAGCTGGCCTTTCTCGCCAACACACTGCTCGCGGGATGCTCGGTGCAGTCACGGGCGTTCACGCCCCAGGAGGCGTCGGATGCTGCGGCGAGCGTCTGCAACCTGGGGCTGGAGCACTGGCCGGCACAGTCGAGCGACGCGTTGCTGGTCGATCGCGACCTCGTCACCGTGTTCGAAGTGGGCTGGTCGGTGCTGCATCAGGAGGTCAGCATGTTCGTGGCGCAGCAACTCATCTCGGTGCTCGACGATCTTCAGTGCGTCGATGCTGACTTGCAGCAGGAATTCGCCGCGCTGCGGCGGACGCTGGCGGCGCGACGCGACGCCGGCACGCCGTGGCTCGCGCGCGGCGCTGCCGAGGTGCTCGGCATGATCGACATGACCGCGTGGATCGGCGTGGCCGGCCTGCTCGACGAATGTCCCGTTCTGCCCGCTGCGCTCACGGCGATTCTCGAGGGGCGCACCACGGCGGTCAGCGCGACCGCGTTTGACTTCATTTCCACCGCCGCCCAGATCGCCGACGTCCGCACCTTCATGCGGAAGCTCGCGCACGTGCTGTCAAGCTGA
- the uppS gene encoding polyprenyl diphosphate synthase has product MRSTDHDSRWRDPEPPRRRGRDRFHVAINMDGNGRWALVRGRRREEGHVAGASAVRRTVEAAPPLGISTLTLYAFSSDNWRRPRGEVDNLMFLLQKYLDSECAHLAGRDVRFNVIGRRDRIPDSLRNSIARVEDRTRAGTALHLRVAIDYSARGALLAAAGRLAAGVPPTREAFERSLFEAMHAPDGTRDVDLLIRTGGEQRLSDFLLWESAYAELYFTDVLWPDFTEQDLAAAVRAFAARDRRYGGVLSGAVGDSSAP; this is encoded by the coding sequence GTGAGATCGACGGATCACGATTCGCGCTGGCGCGACCCGGAGCCGCCGCGGCGCCGGGGCCGGGACCGGTTCCACGTGGCGATCAACATGGATGGGAACGGCCGGTGGGCGCTCGTGCGCGGCCGCCGTCGCGAAGAGGGGCACGTGGCCGGCGCGTCGGCGGTGCGCCGTACGGTCGAGGCGGCGCCGCCGCTGGGGATCAGCACCCTGACGCTCTACGCATTCTCGTCGGACAACTGGCGGCGGCCGCGCGGCGAGGTGGACAACCTCATGTTCCTGCTCCAGAAGTACCTGGACTCCGAGTGCGCCCATCTCGCCGGGCGCGACGTCCGCTTCAACGTCATCGGGCGCCGCGACAGGATTCCGGACTCGCTCAGAAACAGCATCGCGCGAGTCGAGGATCGCACCCGTGCGGGCACCGCGCTGCATCTGCGCGTCGCCATCGACTATTCGGCGCGCGGGGCGCTGCTCGCGGCGGCAGGCCGTCTTGCGGCCGGCGTCCCGCCCACGCGCGAGGCATTCGAGCGTTCGCTCTTCGAGGCAATGCACGCGCCGGACGGGACCCGCGATGTCGATCTGCTGATCCGCACCGGCGGTGAACAGCGGCTCAGCGACTTCCTGTTGTGGGAATCCGCCTACGCGGAGCTGTACTTCACGGACGTTCTCTGGCCGGATTTCACCGAACAGGATCTCGCCGCCGCCGTTCGCGCCTTCGCCGCCCGCGACCGGCGCTACGGCGGAGTGCTGAGCGGCGCCGTCGGCGATTCGAGCGCTCCCTAG
- a CDS encoding DUF2334 domain-containing protein, protein MPPFLVCIHDATPAFADETRVMIRDLAPLVGRRLSFGVVPDWHGAWPLGAHPDYCRLLQDSSDDLLLHGCFHRRQRGCGPVTLLTDRSDEMNGLDANGTRRRIEDGQRIFRDVFGRPARGFVAPAWQSGHARAANAAALGLDYVVGFFSVRSSGGRRVPVATWTWDCGRWRWLGHAGHAAGSLAHQFDRGVPALAIHPRDVQRGFWPLILRLTRRLLDTGHAPTTAAGLLEADGC, encoded by the coding sequence ATGCCGCCCTTCCTCGTGTGCATCCACGATGCGACGCCCGCGTTCGCGGACGAGACCCGCGTCATGATTCGCGACCTCGCTCCTCTCGTCGGCCGGCGTCTCTCGTTTGGCGTCGTGCCCGACTGGCACGGTGCGTGGCCGCTCGGAGCGCACCCCGACTACTGCCGCCTGCTGCAGGACAGCTCCGACGACCTTCTGCTTCACGGCTGCTTTCACCGCCGGCAGCGAGGCTGCGGACCGGTCACGCTGCTGACCGATCGTTCCGACGAGATGAACGGGCTCGACGCGAACGGGACACGACGCAGAATCGAGGACGGGCAGCGTATCTTCCGGGATGTCTTCGGCAGGCCGGCGCGCGGGTTCGTCGCGCCGGCATGGCAGTCCGGCCACGCGCGCGCCGCGAACGCCGCCGCCCTCGGCCTCGACTACGTCGTCGGGTTCTTCTCGGTGCGATCGTCCGGCGGGAGACGCGTGCCGGTCGCGACGTGGACGTGGGACTGCGGCCGATGGCGCTGGCTCGGACACGCCGGCCACGCCGCCGGCTCGCTGGCGCACCAGTTCGACCGCGGCGTGCCGGCGCTCGCGATCCATCCGCGGGACGTGCAGCGCGGCTTCTGGCCGCTGATTCTGCGGCTGACGCGCCGGCTGCTCGACACCGGCCACGCCCCGACGACGGCCGCCGGGCTGCTCGAGGCGGACGGATGCTGA
- a CDS encoding protein kinase — MKNDQWNRLSDWHNAWLDADANGRARLRRQLTETQPDLVTYAEDLIASGAPPDDFLDTPAFVLAARQLARETALLTGADVGPYRVVSLIAHGGMGVVYRATDVRLQRDVALKMLSPIGIPDERRIDRFLREARITASIDHANVVKVYDVGLFNGRPYIVVELLEGETLRARITREALTPSEARRITADVARGLVAAHSAGLVHCDLKPENIFLTRAGVTKILDFGIARLGPDAAHPRHGAPTVTGILLGTAGYLAPEQIRGERVDARADLFALGSILYELVTGERAFAGENTVDTLHAILHSQPPDLLRQTDGVRAGLARIAARLLEKAPDDRFQSAADLAWALEQSGPSDVTPPPAVPIRSAQRPLRAYWMWIAAPLALLAAVVGTWWTVRPAPLDRQPAAPARFTWTLPAGTSLLSAPSVSPDGRRICWVGGSDAGVRRIFVRDLSSLDAATVPGTEGARHPFWSPDSQTIGFFAEGKLKRVGLGGGSPIALADAPDARGGTWSRSGVIVFQPQYRDTSLMRVSDQGGGLKPVTIVDRAQEETAHRWPAFLPDGVHFVYSIVSLRDARRGVYLGSLDDPPARSVQLFASESAAVYAPLGDGRRGALLSVADGRVEVRPFDPVRRTLDGPVQMIGVNAIATSPRDAALITATTNVLAYSAVMLPWGGRLASVGRDGANLQLLTEPELGGFPRISPDGARLARSVVDPLRGNPDIWLDDLRRGTRLRLTTSADLDVMPVWSPDGREIAYRSGTVHETTIGFAASDGTGVTRTLACPQQPCEPSDWSPDGKYLVVTVDGRDIWTIPLEPGAAPQKLLADAFIERDARISPDGRWLAYVSDESGRPEVSVRSITGPPHRFVVSSGGGDQPVWRRDGGELFFAGPQGALNGVPVRRDAADGLSFGAAARLKVPPLGDRHWGTIYDVSSDGSRLYLPHPGGERAPREFGVFLNWSALLK, encoded by the coding sequence ATGAAGAATGATCAGTGGAACCGCCTGTCCGACTGGCACAACGCCTGGCTCGACGCCGATGCGAACGGACGGGCCCGGCTGCGCCGGCAACTGACCGAGACGCAGCCGGACCTCGTGACGTATGCCGAGGATCTGATTGCCTCCGGCGCGCCGCCGGACGACTTCCTGGACACGCCGGCCTTCGTCCTCGCGGCGCGCCAGCTGGCGCGCGAGACCGCGCTGCTGACGGGCGCAGACGTCGGCCCGTATCGCGTGGTCAGCCTGATCGCCCACGGCGGAATGGGCGTGGTCTACCGCGCGACGGACGTCCGGCTTCAGCGCGACGTCGCGTTGAAGATGCTGTCGCCGATCGGGATTCCCGACGAGCGGCGGATCGATCGCTTTCTGCGTGAAGCGCGCATCACCGCGTCGATCGATCATGCGAACGTCGTGAAGGTGTACGACGTCGGCCTCTTCAACGGCCGCCCGTACATCGTCGTCGAGCTGCTCGAAGGCGAGACGCTGCGGGCGAGGATCACGCGGGAGGCCCTCACACCGTCTGAGGCGCGCCGGATTACCGCCGACGTTGCCAGGGGGCTGGTCGCCGCGCACTCGGCCGGCCTGGTGCACTGCGACCTCAAGCCGGAGAACATCTTTCTCACCCGCGCGGGCGTGACCAAGATTCTGGACTTCGGCATCGCCAGGCTCGGCCCCGACGCCGCGCACCCGCGCCATGGCGCGCCGACGGTCACCGGGATCCTCCTCGGCACCGCCGGCTATCTGGCTCCCGAACAGATTCGCGGCGAACGAGTGGACGCGCGTGCCGATCTCTTTGCGCTGGGATCGATCCTCTACGAGCTCGTCACCGGCGAACGGGCCTTCGCCGGCGAGAATACGGTCGACACGCTTCATGCCATCCTCCACTCGCAGCCCCCTGACCTCCTTCGGCAGACCGATGGCGTTCGCGCCGGTCTCGCCAGGATCGCCGCGCGCCTGCTCGAGAAGGCGCCGGACGATCGCTTTCAGTCGGCGGCGGATCTCGCATGGGCGCTGGAACAATCGGGTCCCTCTGACGTCACGCCACCTCCCGCCGTGCCGATCCGCAGCGCGCAACGGCCCCTGCGGGCGTACTGGATGTGGATCGCCGCGCCGCTGGCGTTGCTGGCAGCGGTGGTCGGGACCTGGTGGACCGTGCGCCCGGCGCCGCTCGACCGGCAGCCTGCCGCGCCGGCACGGTTTACGTGGACGCTCCCGGCCGGCACGAGCCTGCTGTCCGCGCCCTCCGTGTCGCCCGACGGGCGGCGCATCTGCTGGGTCGGAGGCAGCGACGCCGGCGTGCGCCGGATATTCGTGCGCGATCTGTCATCGCTCGACGCCGCGACCGTCCCCGGGACGGAAGGCGCGCGTCATCCATTCTGGTCCCCCGACAGCCAGACGATCGGTTTCTTCGCGGAAGGCAAGCTGAAACGGGTCGGCCTCGGCGGCGGCTCCCCGATCGCGCTCGCGGACGCACCGGACGCGCGCGGCGGTACGTGGAGCCGGTCGGGCGTCATTGTTTTCCAGCCTCAGTATCGGGATACGTCGCTGATGCGCGTGTCCGACCAGGGTGGCGGCCTCAAGCCGGTCACGATCGTCGATCGCGCGCAGGAAGAAACCGCCCACCGCTGGCCGGCGTTTCTGCCCGACGGCGTCCACTTCGTCTACTCCATCGTGTCGCTGCGCGATGCCCGCCGCGGCGTCTACCTGGGCAGCCTGGACGATCCTCCTGCGCGATCGGTCCAGTTGTTCGCCTCGGAATCGGCTGCCGTGTATGCGCCACTCGGCGACGGGCGCCGCGGTGCGCTCCTGTCGGTCGCTGACGGCCGCGTTGAAGTGCGGCCGTTCGATCCCGTGCGGCGTACCCTCGACGGGCCCGTGCAGATGATTGGCGTGAACGCCATCGCCACGTCGCCGCGCGACGCGGCGCTGATCACCGCGACGACGAACGTGCTGGCGTACAGCGCTGTCATGCTGCCGTGGGGCGGGCGGCTGGCGAGCGTCGGGCGCGACGGAGCGAACCTCCAGCTGCTGACGGAGCCCGAACTCGGCGGGTTTCCGCGAATCTCACCCGACGGCGCGCGCCTCGCGCGCTCCGTGGTCGATCCGCTCCGAGGCAATCCCGACATCTGGCTCGACGACCTGCGCCGCGGCACGCGGCTGCGGCTGACGACATCAGCCGATCTCGACGTGATGCCGGTCTGGTCCCCGGATGGACGAGAGATCGCCTACCGCTCAGGCACGGTTCACGAGACGACGATCGGCTTTGCGGCATCGGACGGCACCGGCGTGACCCGAACGCTCGCCTGTCCGCAGCAGCCCTGCGAGCCCAGTGACTGGTCACCAGACGGCAAGTACCTGGTCGTCACCGTCGACGGCAGGGATATCTGGACGATCCCGCTCGAACCCGGCGCGGCGCCGCAGAAACTGCTCGCGGATGCGTTCATCGAACGCGACGCACGCATCTCGCCCGACGGCCGATGGCTCGCCTACGTCTCGGATGAATCCGGCCGGCCGGAGGTTTCGGTTCGCAGCATCACCGGGCCTCCGCACCGGTTCGTCGTGTCGAGCGGGGGAGGCGATCAGCCGGTCTGGCGGCGCGACGGCGGCGAGCTGTTCTTTGCCGGTCCGCAGGGAGCGCTGAACGGCGTTCCCGTTCGACGGGACGCGGCGGACGGACTGTCGTTCGGCGCTGCAGCGCGGCTGAAGGTCCCTCCGCTCGGCGATCGTCACTGGGGCACGATCTACGATGTGTCCTCGGACGGCAGCCGGCTCTATTTGCCGCATCCCGGCGGCGAACGCGCGCCGCGCGAATTCGGCGTATTCCTGAACTGGAGCGCGCTCCTCAAGTAA
- a CDS encoding methyltransferase domain-containing protein translates to MERAREQNLQRRRASLFAETLYRFCRGWRMIEIGDMTHDYDRVAADYASVRAPDPRVHAAILEALSDSESIVNVGAGTGSYEPDDRFVVAVEPSAMMAARRAPGAAPCVRATAGALPFPDGVFDAALAVLTMHHWPDWRGGVHELRRVSRRRIVVFTWTPLAGPFWFVRDYLPSVYDRDRAAFPSPEEFARVAGGAAEIRAVPIPWDCTDGFLGAYWRRPEAYLDRRRTAAISALAERTPEVGAGLARLADDLASGRWAERNRALLGRETLDVGYRLLVVNY, encoded by the coding sequence ATGGAGCGCGCAAGAGAGCAGAATCTGCAGCGGCGTCGAGCGTCGTTGTTTGCGGAAACGCTGTACCGGTTCTGCCGCGGCTGGCGCATGATCGAGATCGGAGACATGACGCACGACTACGATCGCGTCGCCGCCGACTATGCCAGCGTCCGCGCGCCGGATCCGCGCGTCCATGCGGCGATTCTCGAGGCGCTGAGCGACAGCGAGTCGATCGTGAACGTCGGCGCCGGCACGGGCTCGTACGAGCCGGACGACCGGTTCGTCGTCGCCGTCGAGCCGTCGGCGATGATGGCAGCCCGGCGCGCGCCTGGCGCCGCGCCGTGCGTCCGCGCGACGGCTGGCGCGCTGCCCTTTCCCGACGGCGTGTTCGACGCCGCGCTGGCGGTGCTGACGATGCACCACTGGCCGGATTGGCGCGGCGGTGTTCATGAACTGCGCCGCGTCTCGCGCCGCCGGATCGTCGTGTTCACATGGACGCCGCTGGCCGGGCCGTTCTGGTTCGTGCGGGACTATCTTCCGTCCGTGTACGATCGCGATCGCGCGGCGTTTCCGTCGCCGGAGGAGTTCGCGCGCGTCGCCGGTGGTGCCGCCGAGATCCGCGCCGTACCGATCCCGTGGGATTGCACCGACGGGTTCCTTGGCGCGTACTGGCGGCGGCCCGAAGCGTATCTCGATCGCCGCCGGACGGCTGCGATCTCGGCGCTCGCGGAGCGGACGCCGGAAGTCGGCGCCGGACTGGCCCGCCTCGCCGATGATCTGGCGAGCGGCCGCTGGGCCGAGCGCAACCGCGCCCTGCTCGGACGCGAGACGCTCGACGTCGGCTACCGGCTGCTGGTCGTGAACTACTGA
- a CDS encoding methyltransferase domain-containing protein has translation MLRSIFDAVMERRAGELMAHVAGWLPAGGPVLDLGSGTGHVSARVERELGLAVVSADVSDLHVVGRPPVLIADGTLPFEPGTFSAALLFFMLAYPQDPSGVLSEAARVTRGPVILVQSLHRNRFGYAWLRVREFLWTVVAFHLSKTLGYVPSSARFTMNTRRFYTADALRRDVAAAGLRIRAHRERPVLPGGALVVAGWVLEPDA, from the coding sequence ATGCTGAGGTCGATCTTCGACGCCGTCATGGAGCGGCGCGCCGGCGAGCTGATGGCGCACGTGGCGGGCTGGCTGCCCGCCGGCGGCCCGGTGCTGGATCTCGGCTCGGGGACGGGGCACGTCTCGGCGCGGGTGGAACGCGAGCTCGGTCTTGCCGTGGTGTCCGCAGACGTCAGCGACCTGCACGTCGTCGGACGCCCGCCCGTCCTGATCGCGGACGGGACGCTGCCGTTCGAGCCCGGCACGTTCTCCGCCGCGCTGCTGTTCTTCATGCTCGCGTATCCGCAGGATCCGTCCGGTGTGCTGTCGGAGGCGGCTCGTGTGACGCGCGGGCCCGTCATCCTCGTCCAGTCTCTTCATCGCAACCGTTTCGGTTACGCCTGGCTTCGCGTCCGCGAGTTCCTGTGGACGGTCGTCGCGTTTCACCTGTCGAAGACTCTCGGCTACGTACCGTCCTCCGCGCGCTTCACGATGAACACGCGGCGCTTCTATACCGCCGACGCCCTTCGCCGCGATGTCGCCGCCGCGGGGCTGCGGATCCGCGCGCATCGCGAGCGGCCGGTGCTGCCCGGCGGCGCGCTCGTCGTGGCGGGATGGGTGCTCGAGCCCGATGCGTGA